The Solibacillus sp. FSL R7-0682 genome includes a window with the following:
- the menD gene encoding 2-succinyl-5-enolpyruvyl-6-hydroxy-3-cyclohexene-1-carboxylic-acid synthase, producing MNERGILSSYVYKIVSALITSGVKNVVVSPGSRSTPLAYAFASTKELIMHRQIDERAAAFYALGLAKSTAQPVVLLCTSGTAAANYYPAIVEAKYARVPLIVITADRPHELREVGAPQTINQVRLYGEQVKWSAEFPIPDEAPQTLPFIERHTVRAVNIAMAAPFGPVHLNIPFREPLLIDFNEQLQPSSYTHSYLSNLAPSKQAVEELQQIIQRTKTGLIVVGELPIGTNTDYLWAFVRKVQWPVMIESLSNLRTEVPEDCQIYAISTYDALMKNERFKRNVTPQTVIRFGAQPVSKFLMQFITQAKPQHYVIVDEDPMYRDSTHVSTHFIQALIGSWLENMQIDISLNEVAFAQFWKMADLLALNTIKKYATTAKDEGAMVQAMLENLPDGADVFVSSSMPIRDIDTFLTTANKDLQIFANRGANGIDGVTSTALGFSQGRKHRKTYLLIGDLAFLHDANAFIAARYQTCDLTVIVMNNDGGGIFSYLPQASVEAHYEDLFGTPTALTFEQVAKMYDADYTAVRTTTQFIDALLAEKQSDIRIIEAFTDRVENVQEHRSLWKNINEVLEQWLDSI from the coding sequence ATGAATGAACGTGGAATTTTATCAAGTTATGTTTATAAAATAGTGTCAGCTCTTATTACTTCGGGAGTCAAGAATGTGGTAGTGAGTCCAGGATCACGTTCAACTCCGCTTGCCTATGCTTTTGCTTCAACGAAGGAGTTGATCATGCATCGTCAGATCGACGAGCGAGCAGCTGCATTTTATGCTCTAGGCTTAGCAAAATCAACAGCCCAGCCAGTCGTATTACTTTGTACGTCTGGCACGGCTGCAGCCAACTACTACCCAGCCATTGTTGAAGCGAAGTATGCCCGTGTGCCATTAATCGTCATCACTGCTGATCGACCACATGAATTGCGCGAGGTTGGTGCACCTCAAACAATCAATCAAGTTCGATTATATGGAGAACAGGTAAAATGGTCAGCAGAATTTCCAATTCCGGATGAAGCACCGCAAACATTACCGTTTATTGAGCGTCATACGGTACGCGCAGTCAATATTGCAATGGCTGCTCCATTTGGGCCGGTACATTTAAATATTCCGTTCCGAGAGCCTTTATTAATTGATTTTAACGAGCAATTACAACCATCTAGTTATACACATAGCTATTTGAGTAACCTAGCGCCTTCAAAGCAAGCGGTTGAAGAGTTACAACAAATTATTCAACGTACAAAAACAGGACTGATTGTTGTTGGTGAATTACCTATTGGAACCAATACGGACTATTTATGGGCGTTTGTTCGAAAAGTACAATGGCCGGTCATGATAGAAAGCTTGTCTAATTTGCGTACAGAAGTACCAGAGGATTGCCAAATATACGCGATTTCTACATATGATGCATTAATGAAAAATGAGCGCTTTAAACGCAATGTTACACCACAAACGGTCATTCGTTTTGGCGCACAGCCTGTTTCAAAGTTTTTAATGCAATTCATCACACAAGCTAAACCACAACACTATGTTATTGTTGATGAGGATCCAATGTATCGTGATTCAACGCATGTTTCGACCCATTTTATTCAAGCGTTAATAGGATCGTGGCTAGAAAATATGCAAATAGATATTTCGTTAAATGAAGTTGCCTTTGCACAGTTTTGGAAGATGGCGGATTTATTGGCGTTAAATACGATCAAAAAATATGCAACAACAGCAAAAGATGAAGGAGCAATGGTACAAGCAATGCTTGAAAATTTACCAGATGGCGCTGATGTCTTTGTTAGTAGTAGCATGCCAATTCGAGATATTGATACGTTTTTAACTACGGCGAATAAAGATTTACAAATATTTGCAAACCGTGGCGCGAATGGGATTGATGGCGTTACTTCAACAGCATTAGGCTTTAGTCAAGGGCGTAAACACCGGAAAACGTATTTACTAATTGGTGATCTTGCCTTTTTACATGATGCGAACGCATTTATTGCAGCCCGCTACCAAACATGCGATTTAACGGTTATTGTTATGAATAATGATGGTGGTGGTATTTTCTCTTATTTACCACAGGCTTCTGTAGAGGCACATTATGAAGATTTATTTGGGACACCTACTGCCCTTACATTTGAGCAAGTTGCAAAAATGTATGATGCGGATTACACAGCCGTACGTACAACAACACAATTTATTGATGCCCTTCTAGCGGAAAAACAATCGGACATCCGCATTATAGAAGCGTTTACAGATCGTGTTGAAAATGTACAAGAGCATCGATCACTTTGGAAAAACATTAACGAGGTGTTAGAGCAATGGCTCGATTCGATATAA
- the menH gene encoding 2-succinyl-6-hydroxy-2,4-cyclohexadiene-1-carboxylate synthase has product MARFDINGFDVFVEQWNEDANTTVVLLHGFTGSTKTWHKVVELLPTSVRIVAVDLMGHGQSAAPEDVNAYTMHTQVELLDELFSRLQLDGFTLVGYSMGGRVALSYAAQYPARVTQLVLESASPGLALDEERLARQQADEALAETILQDGMVSFVGRWENIPLFASQKKLSSALQDEIRSERLAQREIGLANSLRSMGTGVMPPLWHRLSNLTMPITLITGALDEKFVLLNKRMQMSLPLATHVIIPAVGHAIHVENPLKFATIVKEMI; this is encoded by the coding sequence ATGGCTCGATTCGATATAAACGGTTTTGATGTATTTGTAGAGCAATGGAATGAAGACGCAAATACGACAGTTGTTCTTCTGCACGGCTTTACGGGAAGTACTAAAACATGGCATAAAGTAGTAGAACTACTGCCAACAAGTGTCCGTATTGTTGCGGTAGATTTAATGGGGCATGGGCAGAGCGCTGCGCCAGAAGATGTGAACGCCTATACGATGCATACGCAAGTAGAACTGCTTGATGAACTATTTTCACGATTACAGTTAGACGGATTTACTTTAGTTGGCTATTCAATGGGCGGGCGTGTAGCATTAAGTTACGCAGCACAATATCCTGCACGTGTTACACAGTTAGTATTAGAAAGTGCTTCACCAGGGTTAGCGCTGGATGAAGAACGTCTTGCTAGACAGCAAGCAGATGAAGCATTAGCGGAAACAATTCTACAAGATGGAATGGTTTCTTTTGTTGGCAGATGGGAAAATATTCCGCTATTTGCTTCGCAAAAAAAACTTTCATCAGCGTTACAAGATGAAATCCGATCAGAACGGTTAGCGCAACGCGAAATAGGATTAGCCAATAGTTTACGTAGCATGGGAACAGGTGTCATGCCACCATTATGGCATAGGCTTTCTAACCTAACGATGCCAATTACGTTAATAACTGGGGCTCTTGATGAAAAGTTTGTCTTGCTAAATAAGCGAATGCAGATGAGTTTGCCCTTAGCTACTCACGTAATAATTCCAGCAGTTGGTCATGCAATTCATGTGGAAAATCCATTAAAGTTTGCTACAATAGTAAAGGAAATGATTTAA
- the menB gene encoding 1,4-dihydroxy-2-naphthoyl-CoA synthase, with amino-acid sequence MTKQRLWTSLHTYEDIKYEYYNGIAKITINRPEVRNAFRPKTTAELIDAFTRARDNEKIGVIILTGEGEHAFCSGGDQKVRGHGGYVGDDQIPRLNVLDLQTLIRKIPKPVVAMVAGYAIGGGHVLHVVCDLTIAADNARFGQTGPKVGSFDAGYGSGYLARIVGHKKAREIWYLCRQYDAQQALEMGLVNTVVPYAELEDETVKWCEEMLQMSPTALRFLKAAMNADTDGLAGIQQLAGDATLLYYTTDEAKEGRDAFKEKRQPDFGQFPRFP; translated from the coding sequence ATGACAAAACAACGTCTATGGACTTCATTACATACGTATGAAGATATTAAGTATGAGTACTACAACGGTATCGCGAAAATTACGATTAACCGTCCAGAAGTACGCAATGCTTTCCGCCCAAAAACAACGGCGGAATTAATTGATGCATTTACACGTGCACGTGATAACGAAAAAATTGGCGTAATCATCTTAACAGGTGAAGGCGAGCATGCATTCTGTTCAGGTGGCGACCAAAAAGTGCGCGGCCATGGTGGTTATGTAGGCGATGACCAAATTCCACGTCTAAATGTATTAGACTTACAAACATTAATCCGCAAAATTCCAAAACCAGTTGTAGCAATGGTTGCAGGTTATGCAATTGGTGGTGGACATGTATTACACGTAGTATGTGACTTAACAATTGCTGCGGACAACGCCCGATTCGGTCAAACTGGTCCGAAAGTTGGTTCATTCGATGCTGGTTACGGTTCAGGCTACTTAGCACGTATCGTAGGTCATAAAAAAGCACGTGAAATCTGGTACTTATGCCGTCAGTATGATGCGCAACAAGCACTTGAAATGGGCTTAGTAAATACTGTTGTACCTTACGCTGAATTAGAAGATGAGACAGTTAAATGGTGTGAAGAAATGCTTCAAATGTCACCAACTGCTTTACGCTTCTTAAAAGCTGCAATGAACGCAGATACAGACGGTTTGGCTGGTATTCAACAGCTTGCTGGTGATGCAACACTTCTTTACTACACAACAGATGAAGCAAAAGAAGGCCGTGACGCATTTAAAGAGAAACGTCAACCTGACTTCGGTCAATTCCCACGTTTCCCTTGA
- a CDS encoding o-succinylbenzoate--CoA ligase, producing the protein MQPNWIQQRAYLTPNRIALSYQEEQWTFLQLDELSRKIAYQLHACGLSNGKRIAILAPSTPQLIQVLYGCMQAQCEMVLLNGRLSKQELAYQVADAEVDGILVADSDLDKLTADKRILSFTQLHEKIPEPFEIAAEWDENFALTIMYTSGTTGFPKGVCQTVGNHSSSALSSALNLGISQEDVWLCTVPIFHISGFSIVVRSLLYGMKIRLYEKFDALRCAQEIVRGTVTKMSVVAVTLEAILNEMEQLKTIAHPNFTTMLAGGGPVPVDYLKRAIELKLPVAQTYGMTETASQTATLSNEDALTRLGSAGKPLFFNQIRINKIDDEKVGEILIRGPHVTPRYVGKFKHKETMIDGWLHTGDLGYLDEEGYLYVVDRRSDLIISGGENIYPAEIENVLLAHPAIKEAGVCGIADDKWGQVPIAFIVTKTDVNETALFSFCKKNLANYKVPKKIVQVDCLPRNGANKLLRRNLIELLLEEK; encoded by the coding sequence ATGCAGCCGAATTGGATTCAACAACGAGCATATTTAACACCAAATCGAATCGCATTAAGCTATCAGGAAGAACAATGGACGTTTTTACAACTAGATGAATTATCAAGAAAGATTGCCTATCAGTTACATGCATGTGGTTTATCCAATGGGAAACGTATAGCTATATTAGCTCCATCTACACCACAGCTTATTCAAGTGTTATATGGCTGTATGCAAGCGCAATGTGAAATGGTGCTATTAAATGGAAGACTATCAAAACAGGAGCTAGCGTATCAAGTAGCAGATGCGGAAGTGGATGGCATTCTAGTTGCAGATAGTGATTTAGATAAGCTTACAGCCGATAAACGTATTCTTTCATTTACACAACTCCACGAAAAAATACCGGAACCATTTGAAATTGCAGCCGAATGGGATGAGAATTTTGCATTAACAATTATGTACACTTCAGGAACAACTGGCTTTCCTAAAGGTGTATGTCAAACAGTTGGAAATCATAGCTCAAGTGCTTTAAGTTCTGCATTAAATTTGGGGATTTCTCAGGAGGATGTTTGGTTATGTACGGTTCCGATTTTTCATATAAGTGGTTTTTCAATCGTAGTGCGATCACTTTTATACGGGATGAAAATACGCTTATATGAGAAATTCGATGCGCTACGCTGTGCACAAGAAATTGTAAGGGGCACTGTTACAAAAATGTCTGTAGTAGCGGTGACATTAGAAGCCATTTTAAACGAAATGGAGCAGCTTAAAACAATAGCACATCCAAACTTTACAACGATGTTAGCAGGTGGGGGCCCAGTTCCAGTAGATTATTTGAAGCGTGCAATAGAGTTGAAATTACCGGTTGCACAAACATACGGAATGACCGAAACTGCTTCACAAACGGCTACTTTATCTAATGAAGATGCATTAACACGTCTTGGTTCAGCTGGTAAGCCCTTATTCTTTAATCAAATACGAATTAATAAAATTGATGATGAAAAAGTAGGAGAAATACTTATTCGAGGTCCTCATGTTACCCCTCGTTATGTGGGGAAATTTAAACATAAGGAGACGATGATTGACGGCTGGCTTCATACTGGAGATTTAGGTTATTTAGACGAAGAGGGGTATTTATACGTAGTAGATCGACGCTCAGATTTAATAATTTCTGGTGGAGAAAATATATACCCTGCAGAAATTGAAAATGTCCTATTAGCACATCCAGCCATAAAGGAAGCAGGGGTATGTGGTATTGCTGATGACAAATGGGGGCAAGTGCCAATTGCCTTTATTGTAACGAAAACAGATGTAAATGAGACAGCGTTGTTTAGTTTTTGTAAAAAAAATTTGGCGAATTATAAAGTTCCCAAAAAAATTGTTCAAGTGGATTGTCTACCTAGAAATGGTGCAAATAAACTGCTTCGAAGAAATTTAATTGAGCTATTATTAGAGGAAAAATAA
- a CDS encoding transglutaminase domain-containing protein: MKRLLYSLCITILLMNILPNQLAESTNEVYANGVTTDKTIKNDILYHLSNFNTDFTLTYKGDYTNVKAVIQKAMDEIRKNNQYIYENISKWQIAIKYRGNSGTLTFQINYLTDKEKEKYVTAEVKRILPQIIQEGASEYEKVKAVHDYIVLNSSYASNTKGSQYITYTLLTENQGVCQAYALLMLKMLEELKLNAKYVKGYSNNERHAWILVKVDGAWYHVDPTWNDPINNEPDKVHYNFFMLTDKEIATTHNWEKTEYPAAVSEIYINSQMTMTNEVFMMTDDFYSLAKKFIKLIKW; this comes from the coding sequence ATGAAAAGACTTTTATATTCACTCTGTATAACAATCTTATTAATGAATATTTTACCAAATCAATTGGCCGAATCAACAAATGAAGTATATGCAAATGGTGTTACAACTGATAAAACAATAAAAAATGATATTCTGTATCATCTAAGTAATTTTAATACCGACTTTACACTTACGTATAAAGGGGATTATACAAACGTAAAAGCTGTTATCCAAAAAGCAATGGACGAAATTCGCAAAAACAACCAATATATTTATGAAAATATTTCAAAGTGGCAAATTGCGATAAAATATCGAGGGAATAGCGGTACGCTAACATTCCAAATAAATTATTTAACTGATAAGGAAAAAGAAAAGTATGTAACTGCTGAGGTGAAAAGGATACTACCTCAAATTATTCAAGAAGGAGCATCTGAATATGAAAAAGTAAAGGCAGTACATGACTATATTGTGTTGAACAGTAGCTATGCTAGCAATACAAAAGGTAGCCAATATATTACGTATACGTTATTAACTGAAAACCAAGGTGTATGTCAGGCATATGCTTTACTCATGTTGAAAATGTTAGAAGAGCTCAAGCTTAATGCAAAATATGTCAAGGGCTATTCCAATAATGAACGGCATGCATGGATTTTAGTAAAGGTTGATGGTGCATGGTACCATGTTGATCCAACGTGGAATGATCCGATTAACAATGAGCCAGATAAAGTACATTATAATTTCTTCATGCTAACGGATAAGGAAATCGCTACCACACATAATTGGGAAAAAACCGAGTATCCTGCTGCTGTGAGTGAAATATATATAAATTCTCAAATGACAATGACAAATGAAGTATTTATGATGACCGATGATTTCTATTCATTAGCAAAAAAGTTCATAAAACTTATCAAATGGTAA
- a CDS encoding metal ABC transporter solute-binding protein, Zn/Mn family → MKKLLFLMGMLSLLLAACNSNNPTTDKTTEEESSNKLSVYTTVYPLQYFTERIGGDAVNVASIYPAGANEHTFEPTQKDMMALADADLFFYIGLGLEGFVENAKKTLANEDVKLVATAETVTDEQLHISTGHTHAEATTENHNHEHEHDEEESHEDHAHTEHDAHVWLSPIISQQLALSIKEQLVAALPEQETTFIENYNELVADLNTLHADFEAMAKETTKKTFFVSHAAFGYIAGHYGFEQVPVAGLNSQSEPSQKELTSIVDLAKKEDIDYIFFEQNVSSNLTKIIQNELGANTLILHNLSVLTKEDIANNEDYFTLMRKNMDVLKQALEK, encoded by the coding sequence ATGAAAAAATTACTTTTTTTGATGGGGATGTTGTCATTGCTTTTAGCCGCATGTAATTCCAACAATCCAACTACTGATAAAACAACTGAAGAAGAATCTTCTAATAAATTATCCGTTTATACTACTGTTTATCCTTTACAATACTTTACAGAGCGTATTGGTGGCGATGCTGTAAATGTAGCATCGATTTATCCTGCTGGGGCAAATGAGCATACGTTCGAGCCTACCCAAAAAGATATGATGGCATTGGCAGATGCGGACCTGTTTTTCTACATTGGCTTAGGTCTTGAAGGCTTTGTTGAAAATGCAAAAAAGACATTGGCAAATGAGGACGTAAAATTAGTCGCAACTGCAGAAACAGTAACGGATGAGCAACTTCACATTTCAACTGGTCATACACATGCTGAAGCTACTACAGAAAACCATAATCATGAACATGAGCACGATGAAGAAGAATCCCATGAGGATCATGCCCATACTGAACATGATGCACACGTATGGCTATCTCCAATTATTTCGCAACAGCTTGCCCTATCCATTAAAGAGCAATTGGTTGCGGCTTTACCAGAGCAAGAAACAACTTTCATTGAAAACTACAACGAATTGGTAGCAGACTTAAATACATTACACGCAGATTTTGAAGCAATGGCTAAAGAAACAACTAAAAAAACATTCTTCGTATCTCACGCTGCATTTGGTTATATCGCAGGTCACTATGGCTTTGAGCAAGTGCCTGTAGCTGGATTGAATTCACAAAGTGAGCCTTCTCAAAAGGAATTAACTTCGATTGTCGATTTAGCTAAAAAGGAAGACATTGACTATATATTCTTTGAACAAAATGTATCGTCAAATTTAACAAAAATCATCCAAAATGAACTTGGTGCTAATACGTTAATCTTGCATAATTTAAGTGTTTTAACAAAAGAAGACATTGCTAACAATGAAGATTACTTTACATTAATGCGCAAAAATATGGACGTATTAAAACAGGCATTAGAAAAATAA
- the yidD gene encoding membrane protein insertion efficiency factor YidD — protein sequence MKKIFIKFIRLYQQYLSPMKPPSCRFHPTCSSYGIEAIEKHGAIKGFIMTVIRILKCQPLHPGGFDPVPDKWPSKKK from the coding sequence ATGAAGAAAATATTTATTAAGTTCATTCGATTATATCAACAATATTTATCCCCAATGAAACCCCCTTCTTGCCGTTTCCATCCAACTTGTTCTAGTTATGGCATAGAAGCAATTGAAAAACATGGTGCGATTAAAGGTTTTATTATGACCGTTATTCGGATTTTAAAATGCCAACCGCTTCATCCTGGTGGCTTTGATCCAGTACCAGATAAATGGCCTTCGAAAAAAAAATAA
- a CDS encoding Dps family protein: MAKQELNKQLNELVATWSVLYTKLHNFHWYVNGPSFFTLHTKFEELYNEVTLNLDEVAERILSRGGKPVATLSEHLELSIIKEATGKETTEEMVQSTISDFETIMKALKTAMETAAEEGDDRTEDLLNANYQSLEKHAWMLNAFLGN; this comes from the coding sequence ATGGCAAAACAAGAATTAAACAAACAGTTAAATGAGTTAGTAGCAACATGGTCTGTATTGTACACAAAGTTACATAACTTCCACTGGTATGTAAATGGACCATCATTCTTCACATTACACACAAAATTTGAAGAGCTATACAATGAAGTAACGCTAAATTTAGATGAGGTAGCTGAGCGAATCTTATCACGAGGTGGTAAGCCTGTCGCGACACTTTCAGAGCATCTAGAATTATCGATTATAAAAGAAGCTACTGGTAAAGAAACAACGGAGGAAATGGTGCAATCAACTATTTCGGATTTTGAAACGATAATGAAAGCGCTGAAAACTGCAATGGAGACTGCTGCAGAAGAAGGCGATGATCGTACAGAGGATTTATTAAATGCTAACTATCAAAGTTTAGAAAAGCATGCGTGGATGTTAAATGCATTTTTAGGCAACTAA
- a CDS encoding transposase, whose protein sequence is MEKQKIYVSVANLTCNFYPGPSYEFVLHMDPIKARVFSKLFSQMNRLEASNAFRAHMPFIPYHMDQLNHDLDNRLQKLYALIHEFGDEEAKKFVEQLPFFRKRAYF, encoded by the coding sequence TTGGAAAAGCAAAAAATTTATGTATCGGTCGCAAATTTAACTTGTAATTTTTACCCTGGACCTTCTTATGAATTTGTTTTGCATATGGATCCAATTAAGGCCCGTGTATTTTCAAAATTGTTTTCTCAAATGAATAGGTTAGAAGCTTCAAATGCATTTCGTGCACATATGCCCTTCATTCCTTATCATATGGACCAATTAAATCACGATCTCGACAATCGCTTACAAAAATTGTATGCACTTATACATGAGTTTGGAGATGAGGAAGCAAAAAAGTTTGTTGAACAGCTTCCATTTTTCCGTAAACGTGCTTATTTCTAA
- a CDS encoding NUDIX domain-containing protein — translation MFTFIDENGLNVDLRFDEGPFEIEPKHVLVLVQYKGKWLCTIHHRRGVEFPGGKQEVGETLVEAAIREVYEEATIIINDVKWFAYYIVHDEIPFCKAVFTAKVKEIQDFEGDHETEGRVWLTEEELWQQPNLSFYMRDAGMKKMLQEVKSHG, via the coding sequence ATGTTTACTTTTATTGATGAAAACGGGTTAAATGTAGATTTACGATTTGATGAAGGACCATTTGAAATAGAGCCAAAACATGTGTTGGTGCTTGTACAGTATAAAGGGAAGTGGCTTTGTACAATTCATCATCGACGCGGGGTAGAGTTTCCTGGTGGCAAACAAGAAGTTGGAGAGACATTAGTAGAAGCTGCCATTCGAGAAGTATATGAGGAAGCCACTATAATAATTAATGATGTGAAATGGTTTGCCTACTATATAGTTCATGATGAAATACCATTTTGTAAAGCAGTTTTTACCGCAAAGGTAAAGGAAATCCAGGACTTTGAAGGGGATCATGAAACTGAAGGTAGGGTATGGTTAACAGAGGAAGAACTATGGCAACAACCGAATTTAAGCTTTTATATGCGTGATGCGGGAATGAAAAAGATGCTACAGGAAGTGAAAAGTCATGGATAA
- a CDS encoding alpha/beta hydrolase family protein — protein MDNNGEIYAMRPYPSPNPHIRLDEVIYWSQGLRVKGLLARPKDPGNYDGLLYLRGGLQSIGMVRPARIAQFAAQGFVVFAPYYRGNRGGEGKDEFAGADRFDAVYAVDVLKQFIRQQKVHLFGFSRGGLMVLWTAILRNDIQSIVTWAGVSDASATYWERVDMRRGLKRIVGGTPNKVPENYEERTPLFEIDEIDAPVLIIHGTDDQHVDIEHAYQLEHYLKHQGKDVETWFSSGLKHHYPPKFNYKTVRKLCEWMKLQ, from the coding sequence ATGGATAACAACGGTGAAATCTATGCAATGCGTCCATATCCATCGCCCAATCCTCATATTCGCTTAGATGAAGTAATTTATTGGTCACAAGGTTTACGTGTAAAAGGATTACTAGCCAGACCTAAAGATCCAGGGAATTATGATGGACTCCTTTATTTGCGTGGTGGTTTACAATCTATTGGCATGGTGAGACCGGCTAGAATTGCCCAATTTGCTGCACAAGGTTTTGTTGTCTTTGCCCCGTACTATCGTGGAAATCGTGGTGGAGAAGGTAAGGATGAATTTGCTGGCGCGGATCGTTTTGATGCAGTTTATGCAGTTGATGTATTAAAACAATTTATACGTCAGCAAAAAGTACATTTATTCGGCTTCTCACGTGGCGGATTAATGGTTTTGTGGACTGCAATTTTACGAAATGATATTCAATCCATTGTTACGTGGGCAGGTGTTTCGGATGCAAGCGCAACTTATTGGGAACGGGTTGATATGCGTAGAGGTTTGAAGCGAATAGTTGGTGGTACTCCAAATAAAGTACCTGAAAATTACGAGGAGCGTACCCCTTTATTTGAAATAGATGAAATTGACGCACCTGTTCTAATTATACATGGGACGGACGATCAGCATGTCGATATAGAACATGCCTATCAACTGGAGCATTATTTAAAACATCAAGGAAAAGACGTCGAAACATGGTTTTCTTCTGGATTGAAGCATCATTATCCTCCTAAGTTCAATTACAAAACGGTTCGAAAACTATGTGAGTGGATGAAGCTTCAATAA